The proteins below are encoded in one region of Paeniglutamicibacter cryotolerans:
- a CDS encoding lyase family protein: MSDADYGLLNPAWAGSPVAAHTSDAAFVQGMLDVESAWVATLAAAGLATDDDAAAVTSIAQADLYDLASLAARGQDGGNALIPLLGDMRALLAADGAEASASKALHRGATSQDIIDSALMLMASRAMSVIGAELRTAAAGLAALADAHRGTLCVARSLTQHALPTTFGLRAANWLSGVLLAGSRLDAAEAALPLQWGGAVGTLASLRDALGTDPESGVRVGALVSDLASRLGLANPVTPWHTNRLPITGIGAALADVIAVGGKVAADVLILSRPEIAEVSEPREAGKGGSSAMPQKQNPVLCVMLRNAALAAPAHVSSLFLAAGTAVDERPDGAWHTEWAPLRELLRLAGGSTAKLATLATGLGVHPAAMAVNAGISGDLLVSERLMSRLTPLLAGGKPTLQRIIGESLASGVPLRELLRSDIPLATLSNRDLTTLLDPSGYLGQNNEFIDSILTDFQNWIAS; encoded by the coding sequence TTGAGCGATGCCGACTACGGCCTGCTGAATCCAGCCTGGGCCGGGAGCCCGGTTGCCGCCCACACCTCCGATGCCGCCTTCGTCCAGGGGATGCTCGACGTAGAATCGGCCTGGGTCGCCACGCTTGCCGCCGCAGGTCTGGCCACCGACGATGACGCAGCGGCCGTTACGTCGATCGCGCAGGCCGACCTCTACGACCTCGCCTCGTTGGCGGCCCGCGGACAGGATGGCGGCAACGCGCTGATCCCGCTGCTGGGCGACATGCGGGCGCTGCTGGCCGCCGACGGCGCCGAGGCATCGGCTTCCAAGGCGCTGCACCGAGGCGCCACCAGCCAGGACATCATCGATTCGGCCCTGATGCTGATGGCGTCGCGGGCCATGTCGGTGATCGGCGCCGAGCTGCGCACTGCGGCCGCCGGGCTGGCCGCATTGGCCGATGCCCACCGTGGAACGCTGTGCGTGGCGCGTTCACTGACCCAACATGCGCTGCCCACCACGTTCGGGCTGCGTGCGGCCAACTGGCTCTCCGGCGTGCTGCTGGCGGGGTCGCGCCTTGATGCGGCAGAAGCAGCGCTGCCGCTGCAATGGGGAGGAGCCGTGGGAACCCTCGCCTCGCTGCGCGATGCGCTCGGCACCGACCCCGAGTCCGGCGTCCGTGTCGGGGCCCTGGTCTCGGATCTGGCATCCCGGTTGGGCCTGGCCAATCCCGTCACGCCCTGGCACACCAACCGCCTGCCAATCACCGGGATCGGCGCCGCATTAGCCGATGTCATCGCCGTCGGAGGCAAGGTAGCCGCCGACGTGCTAATCCTCTCCCGCCCGGAGATCGCCGAGGTTTCCGAACCCCGCGAGGCCGGCAAGGGAGGTTCTTCGGCCATGCCGCAGAAGCAGAACCCGGTGCTCTGCGTGATGCTGCGCAACGCGGCACTTGCCGCACCCGCACACGTCTCCTCGCTCTTCCTGGCCGCTGGCACGGCGGTGGACGAGCGACCCGATGGCGCCTGGCACACCGAATGGGCTCCGCTACGTGAGCTGCTGCGCCTGGCCGGTGGTTCAACGGCCAAGCTCGCCACACTGGCCACCGGGCTCGGCGTGCACCCTGCTGCCATGGCAGTAAACGCCGGCATCTCCGGCGACTTGCTGGTCAGTGAGCGGCTGATGAGCCGCCTGACCCCGCTGCTCGCCGGCGGCAAGCCCACCCTGCAGCGCATCATCGGTGAATCACTGGCCTCCGGCGTCCCATTGCGCGAGCTGCTGCGCTCCGACATCCCCCTGGCCACACTCTCCAACCGGGACCTGACAACGCTGCTTGACCCCTCCGGATACCTGGGCCAAAACAACGAATTCATCGACAGCATTCTCACCGACTTCCAGAATTGGATTGCCTCATGA
- a CDS encoding alpha/beta fold hydrolase has product MTAPLLTPTLLHQDTEKPTLILGPSLGTGSLALWGPSVPALSGHFQLLAWDLPGHGASAPSTGGFTVAELAGAVVAMLEALETDGVIVAGRPLFYAGVSIGGATGLQLGHDYPSLFAGISIVCSSAKFATPEFWNDRADLVATAGTPTMVTGSAERWFAPGFIEKNPVPATDLLHNLQDADRFSYAHACRALGGYDLSNKLGAVTAPVLAIAGAHDVVSPPEHAHAIAEGVADGRAVIIDSVAHLAPAEDPAATSALLIDFFTSIPIKEATHG; this is encoded by the coding sequence ATGACCGCTCCGCTCCTTACTCCCACGCTCCTGCACCAGGACACCGAAAAGCCCACGCTGATCCTGGGCCCCTCACTGGGCACCGGTTCGCTGGCCCTGTGGGGGCCGTCCGTTCCCGCACTGAGCGGGCACTTCCAGCTATTGGCCTGGGACCTGCCCGGGCACGGGGCAAGTGCGCCCTCCACCGGTGGCTTCACCGTTGCCGAACTGGCAGGTGCCGTGGTGGCAATGCTCGAAGCCCTGGAGACCGACGGCGTGATTGTCGCCGGGCGCCCGCTGTTCTATGCCGGCGTGTCCATCGGCGGCGCGACCGGCCTGCAGCTCGGCCACGACTACCCTTCGCTCTTCGCCGGGATCTCGATCGTCTGCTCCTCGGCGAAGTTCGCCACCCCCGAATTCTGGAACGACCGCGCCGATCTGGTCGCCACGGCGGGTACCCCCACCATGGTCACCGGCTCGGCCGAACGCTGGTTTGCCCCGGGCTTCATCGAGAAGAACCCGGTTCCGGCCACCGATCTGCTGCACAACCTGCAGGATGCAGACCGCTTCTCCTATGCCCACGCCTGCCGCGCCCTGGGCGGCTACGACCTGAGCAACAAGCTCGGTGCCGTCACCGCACCGGTGCTGGCCATTGCCGGCGCGCACGATGTCGTTTCGCCTCCGGAACACGCCCACGCGATCGCCGAGGGCGTCGCGGACGGCCGCGCCGTCATCATCGATTCAGTCGCGCACCTGGCCCCGGCCGAGGATCCCGCAGCGACCAGCGCGCTGCTCATCGATTTCTTCACCAGCATTCCGATCAAGGAGGCCACCCATGGCTGA
- the pcaC gene encoding 4-carboxymuconolactone decarboxylase: MADSTRLPGDTYDAGFEVRRQVLGDAHVDRATSSSNDFTDEFQEMITRYAWGTIWTRDGLERTTRSAITLTALIAGGFWEELEMHVHAALRNGMTPDEIKEVFLQSAIYCSVPAANTAFKIGKKVLAEYESAQ; the protein is encoded by the coding sequence ATGGCTGATTCCACCCGCCTGCCCGGCGATACCTATGACGCCGGGTTCGAGGTGCGCCGCCAAGTCCTGGGCGATGCACACGTGGACCGCGCGACCAGCAGCTCCAACGACTTCACCGACGAGTTTCAGGAAATGATCACCCGGTACGCGTGGGGCACCATCTGGACCCGTGACGGACTCGAACGCACCACGCGTTCGGCCATCACGCTCACCGCGCTGATCGCCGGTGGATTCTGGGAGGAGCTGGAAATGCACGTCCATGCGGCGCTGCGCAACGGGATGACACCCGATGAAATCAAGGAAGTCTTCCTGCAGTCGGCCATCTACTGCTCCGTCCCGGCAGCCAACACCGCCTTCAAGATCGGCAAGAAGGTCCTGGCCGAATACGAGTCGGCCCAGTAG
- a CDS encoding tRNA-specific adenosine deaminase — translation MMPTGFAVLLPPWLLLESTHIPSRLTERDDRLRLVNSLAIRNVEERTGGPFAAIVTDAETGALQSLGVNLVLDSKLSGMHSEMVALQLANRALGRWDLGARGGPGRSVLTTNAQPCLMCLGAVIWSGIGAIEYGLSARMIEELTGYDEGPMLPDWETECARRGIEVNGGQLTAELATVFGEYARRVASGEIAQESGLRRM, via the coding sequence ATGATGCCGACCGGTTTCGCCGTCTTGCTGCCGCCTTGGCTGCTGCTCGAGTCCACGCACATCCCGTCCCGCCTCACCGAGCGGGACGACCGGTTGCGCCTGGTGAATTCCCTGGCCATCCGCAACGTCGAGGAGAGGACAGGGGGTCCGTTTGCTGCCATCGTTACCGACGCGGAAACCGGGGCCCTGCAGTCGCTGGGCGTGAACCTGGTGCTTGATTCGAAGCTCTCGGGCATGCATTCCGAAATGGTGGCACTGCAACTGGCCAACCGGGCCCTGGGGAGATGGGACCTGGGTGCGCGGGGCGGACCGGGGCGCAGTGTACTGACCACCAACGCCCAGCCCTGCCTCATGTGCCTGGGCGCTGTCATCTGGTCTGGCATCGGCGCCATCGAATACGGACTGAGCGCCCGGATGATCGAGGAACTCACCGGATACGACGAAGGACCGATGCTTCCCGATTGGGAAACCGAATGTGCCCGGCGCGGCATCGAGGTCAATGGCGGGCAGCTTACCGCCGAGCTGGCAACGGTTTTTGGTGAGTATGCCCGCCGCGTTGCATCCGGGGAGATTGCCCAGGAATCGGGGCTCCGCAGGATGTGA
- a CDS encoding DUF4097 family beta strand repeat-containing protein has product MVSGTSGHTRLKTVSGSLLADATAGTLSVDTVSGEIITRNHRGHFAAKSVSGEVTASGELESVRASTVSGNFSFDIGGTPVDLVSKSVSGDLTVRIPEGLGIDLVATSTSGSICLDGERHSGISQNWKSAVETGPRH; this is encoded by the coding sequence ATGGTCAGCGGCACCAGTGGCCACACAAGGCTCAAGACCGTCTCCGGCTCGCTGCTGGCAGACGCCACCGCCGGGACACTGAGCGTGGACACCGTCTCCGGTGAGATCATCACCCGCAACCACCGAGGCCACTTCGCCGCCAAGTCGGTATCGGGAGAGGTCACGGCATCCGGTGAACTGGAATCGGTGCGGGCATCGACCGTTTCGGGCAATTTCTCCTTCGACATCGGCGGCACACCGGTGGACCTGGTCTCCAAGTCGGTCTCCGGCGACCTGACGGTCCGCATCCCAGAGGGCCTGGGCATCGATCTGGTTGCCACGTCGACCTCCGGTTCGATCTGCCTCGACGGCGAACGCCATTCGGGGATTTCGCAAAACTGGAAATCCGCCGTGGAGACGGGACCCCGGCATTGA
- a CDS encoding PadR family transcriptional regulator translates to MAPVFAHEALRLYLLSLLNDGPKHGYELMRALSDRFGGTYTPSAGTIYPRLAKLEEDGLVVTDLDGRCTIYRITDAGLAELAARAGDLAGIKAEISASVRRLADELRKDIRTNMRGLRADLAATAEQARAGACATPAAIIASAASGRRMLMEAEVILAEFRNDIRIELRRASDNSLDGLTLETLRTVLGQARISIESALGHRKP, encoded by the coding sequence ATGGCACCAGTCTTCGCCCACGAGGCACTGAGGCTCTACTTGCTTTCGCTGCTGAACGACGGGCCGAAGCACGGCTACGAGTTGATGCGGGCGCTGAGCGACCGCTTCGGCGGCACCTACACTCCCAGTGCCGGGACCATCTATCCGCGCCTGGCCAAGCTCGAGGAGGATGGCCTGGTCGTCACGGACCTCGACGGCAGGTGCACCATCTACCGCATCACCGATGCGGGCCTGGCCGAACTGGCAGCCCGGGCCGGGGACCTGGCCGGGATCAAAGCCGAGATCTCCGCCTCGGTCCGGCGCTTGGCCGATGAGCTGCGCAAGGACATCCGCACCAACATGCGCGGCTTGCGGGCAGACCTTGCCGCCACCGCGGAACAGGCCCGCGCAGGGGCCTGCGCCACACCCGCCGCGATCATCGCCAGTGCTGCATCAGGGCGCCGGATGCTCATGGAAGCCGAGGTGATACTGGCCGAGTTCAGGAATGACATCCGCATCGAACTCCGCCGGGCGTCGGACAACTCCCTGGATGGCCTCACCCTGGAAACCCTGCGCACCGTGCTTGGCCAGGCCCGGATCTCCATCGAATCGGCGCTCGGGCACCGGAAGCCCTAG
- a CDS encoding MFS transporter — translation MLRSTEPRVRGIGFPAVLAHAAFLQVAVYLIRPTTSYRALELGVDPGMLGLVVASFSILPAFLAIWIGRRTDAGREAQVLVIGALLMLGSGFGLLMAASSLEALLGWNLILGIGHLMCLLGEQSRLASAPSANMDRVFGYYTTATALAQTAAPLTLAVIGGAAVRPDTGRLFIAYLVSVVGLLIATSFMVAGRFGMAQGAGPATPQTLRGALATDPETRRTLIASIMLSMMVLCTIDLLQVYLPALAIERGIPTSVVGVLLALRGGATVVSRFGLERLVRRVGRERLLLVSTGISAALVALIAAPLPVPWLGVLLVVAGLFLGVGQPLSMSVVSMAASEGTRGTWMSLRLMGTRLGQAVIPVGIGLFAGGAGAGAVFLALGGAMAAATASSLRALRGQQTRGREPAP, via the coding sequence ATGCTGCGATCGACCGAACCCCGTGTCCGTGGGATCGGATTCCCGGCGGTCCTGGCCCATGCGGCTTTCCTGCAGGTGGCCGTCTACCTGATCCGCCCCACGACCTCCTATCGGGCGCTCGAGCTGGGCGTCGATCCCGGCATGTTGGGCCTGGTGGTAGCCAGCTTCTCTATCCTTCCCGCATTCCTGGCCATCTGGATCGGCCGACGCACGGATGCCGGACGCGAGGCCCAAGTGCTGGTGATTGGTGCCCTGCTGATGCTCGGTTCCGGGTTCGGGCTGCTGATGGCCGCGTCCTCGCTCGAGGCTCTGCTGGGCTGGAACCTGATCCTGGGGATCGGGCACCTGATGTGCCTGCTGGGGGAGCAGAGTCGGCTGGCCTCCGCGCCATCAGCGAACATGGACCGGGTCTTCGGGTATTACACCACTGCCACGGCTCTGGCCCAGACCGCGGCCCCGTTGACCCTGGCCGTCATTGGCGGCGCCGCTGTGCGTCCGGACACCGGCCGGTTGTTCATCGCCTACTTGGTATCCGTTGTCGGGCTGCTGATCGCGACCTCATTCATGGTGGCCGGTCGGTTCGGCATGGCGCAGGGAGCGGGTCCGGCAACACCACAGACCCTGCGTGGGGCACTGGCCACGGATCCGGAGACCCGGCGCACGCTGATCGCCTCGATTATGTTGAGCATGATGGTGCTGTGCACGATCGACCTGCTGCAGGTCTACCTGCCGGCGTTGGCCATTGAGCGCGGAATCCCGACGTCCGTTGTGGGAGTGCTGCTGGCGCTGCGGGGCGGGGCCACTGTGGTGTCCCGTTTCGGGCTGGAGCGGCTGGTGCGGCGGGTTGGCCGCGAAAGGCTGCTGCTGGTGTCGACCGGCATCTCGGCGGCGCTCGTTGCACTGATCGCTGCGCCGTTGCCGGTGCCATGGCTCGGGGTGCTGCTGGTCGTGGCCGGGTTGTTCCTGGGCGTAGGGCAGCCGTTGAGCATGAGCGTGGTGAGCATGGCGGCGAGCGAGGGGACACGCGGAACCTGGATGTCGTTGCGGCTCATGGGCACCCGCCTGGGCCAGGCCGTGATCCCCGTGGGAATCGGATTGTTTGCCGGAGGCGCCGGCGCGGGAGCCGTTTTCCTCGCGCTCGGTGGGGCGATGGCGGCCGCCACCGCATCCTCGCTCCGGGCCCTGCGCGGGCAACAGACGCGCGGAAGGGAGCCCGCGCCCTAA